Sequence from the Rhodococcus jostii RHA1 genome:
CTGTGGCAGGACTTCGATTTCCGGAAGGCACCGGCCTCGCTCCGTTCGGAAGGTGAGAACAGGTTTAGCCAACAGTACAACCTTCATCAGCATTTATTGTCCGGTTGGCTCAATAACTCGGCTCTGTTCTGGTGTTGACTACGTCTAGTTCGAGCGGCGGTTCCTTCGCCGCCACACCCCCGTAGGAGGTTCCATGGACGCCGTCACCACCACGCCCCAGCCGATCAACGAGCCGGTGGGCTCCTTCGCACCGGGGAGCGCCGAGCGCGCCCGACTGCAGGCGAAGTTGGCCGAGCTGGATTCGAATCCCACCGAGATCCACCACGTCATCGGCGGTGCGCACCGGCGCGGCAACGGCCCCGCGATCGACGTCGTGCAGCCGCACCGGCACGCCGCGGTCCTGGGCACCTTCACCAATGCCGGCGCCCAGGACATCCAGGATGCCGTTGCAGCCGCCACCGCCGCCGCCCCGGCCTGGCGGGCACTGTCCTTCGAGGACCGCGCCGCAGTGTTCCTGCGCGCGGCCGACCTGCTGTCCGGACCGTGGCGTGAAACCCTCGCCGCCGCAACCATGCTCGGCCAGTCCAAGACCGCGTACCAGGCCGAGATCGACACCCCGTGCGAACTGATCGACTTCTGGCGCTTCAACGTCCAGTTCGCCCGGCAGATCCTCGCCGACCAGCCGATCTCCTCTCCCGGCGTGTGGAACAAGCTCGAATACCGCTCCCTCGAGGGCTTCGTCTACGCCATCACCCCGTTCAACTTCACCGCCATCGCCGGGAACCTGCCCACCGCACCCGCCCTGATGGGCAACACCGTGGTGTGGAAGCCGTCGCAGACCCAGGCCGTCGCCGCGTACTGGACGATGAAACTGCTCGAGGCCGCAGGCCTGCCACCCGGCGTGATCAACCTCGTCAACGGCCCCGGCGCCGAGGTCTCCGACATCGTTCTCGCCGACCCCCGCCTGGCCGGGATCCACTTCACCGGGTCCACCGCCACCTTCCAGCACCTGTGGCGACAGGTCGGCGACAACATCTCGAACTACAACAGCTACCCACGCCTGGTCGGCGAAACCGGCGGCAAGGACTTCGTCCTCGCCCACAGCTCCGCCAACCCCGACACCCTCACCACCGCCCTGCTGCGCGGCGCGTTCGACTACCAGGGACAGAAATGCTCCGCGGCCTCCCGCGCGTTCGTCCCGAAGTCGGTGTGGGCGAAGATGGGCAACGACTTCATCGAGAAGGCCTCGACGCTGAAATACGGGGATGTCACCGACTTCTCGAACTTCGGTGGCGCCGTCATCGACCAGCGGGCCTTCGACCGCAACGCCGACGCCATCGCCCGCGCCAAGGCCACCCCCAGCCTGACCATCGCCGCCGGCGGCCACGTCGACGACAGCGTCGGCTACTTCGTCGACCCCACCGTCCTGCTCGGTGACGACCCCACCGACGAGGCCTTCCGCACCGAATACTTCGGACCGATCCTGTCCGTCCACGTCTACGACGACTCCGCCGCCGGATCGTTCGACAAGGTCCTCGACCTGGTCGACAAGGGGTCCGCCTACGCGCTGACCGGCTCGATCATCGCCGACGACCGCACCGCGATCGCCCAGGCCACCGACGACCTGCGATTCGCGGCCGGCAACTTCTACATCAACGACAAGCCCACCGGCGCCGTCGTCGGACAGCAACCCTTCGGAGGAGCCCGCGCGTCGGGCACCAACGACAAGGCCGGCTCCCCGCAGAACCTCCTGCGCTGGGCCTCCGCCCGCACCATCAAGGAAACGTTCGTCCCGGCCACCGACCACCACTACCCCCACCAGGCCGCCGACTCCTCCGAGGACATCTGATGGCGGCCGCGGATCTGTTGCGGCCCGCCCTGCTCGCCGCAGCCCGCTCGCCGCGGATGGAACGCACGGTCAGTCGCATTCCGGTGACCAAGAGCCTCGTCGACCGGTTCGTCGCCGGCGAGACCGAGGATCAGGCGGTGGCCGCGACCACCGGTATCCTCGACTCCGGCCGCTACATCAGCATCGACTACCTCGGCGAAGACACCACCGATCTCGGGCGGGCCTCCGGCACCGTGTCGCATTACCTGACGCTGTTGTCGTCGCTGGCGCAGCGTGCCCCGGCCACTGACTCCGGCGGTCGGCCGCGCAGCATCGAGGTCTCACTGAAGCTGTCCGCGCTCGGACAGTTCCTTCCCCGGGACGGTCACAACGTGGCACTCGAGAATGCCCACAAGATCTGTACCGCGGCCGAGGAAGCCGGCGTCTGGGTCACGGTCGACGCCGAGGACCACACCACCACCGACTCGACCCTGTCGATCGTGGGAGAGCTCCGCGAGGACTTTCCCACTCTCGGCACCGTGCTGCAGGCCTACCTGAAGCGCACCGAAGCGGATTGCCGGGACCTTTCCGGGCCCGGATCGCGGATCCGGTTGTGCAAGGGCGCGTACAAGGAACCCGCATCTGTTGCCTACCAAGGTAAGCCCGCGGTCGACGAGGCTTACCTGCGGTGTCTGCGGATCCTGATGAACGGCGAGGGCTACCCGATGGTCGCCTCCCACGACCCGGCCATGGTCGACGCCGCGCTGACGCAGGCGAAGGCCACGGGTCGCACCACCGACGAGTTCGAGATCCAGATGCTCCACGGCATCCGGGACACCGAGCAGTTGCGTCTGGTCGAGCAGCAGCAACACGTGCGGGTCTATCTGCCCTACGGCGAGCAGTGGTACGGCTACTTCATGCGCCGTCTCGCCGAACGCCCCGCCAACCTGGCCTTCTTTCTCAGGTCACTGACCTCGACGAAGTAACGGCTCGGGACGCCGTCGCGGTACGCCAGGCAGGAGCGACTCCCACCGCATCTCACGCGATGCCCGGTTGCTCCGGCGCGCCTTCGCCCGCGCCGCCCGCCCGGGTGAAGAACGAGACGCGGCCGTTGGTCTCGAGCACAGCAAGCTCGATTTCGTCGAACCGGCGGATGCCCTTCTGCCGGGCATCCGCCATCAGGTCGTCCAGCGATATTCGCTCGGTGCGTAGACGCTGCAGGTCGGGTATCCCGCCACGAACGATGATGACGGGAACACCGTGCGTGACCCCACGCACGCGGGGGAATCGCGCATTCGCCCATGCCAGGGCCAGTGTGAGCAGGGCGAACACTCCGACCGCGAGGACTGCGGACGTCACGGAGTAGTCCTGTTGCGTCACACCCTGCTGAAAGAGGTCGCCCATGACGACAGGACCGCCGCACGGATCACGATCTCCATCAGGGCACCAGCCAGGTTGTGAACTCCAGGGTGACCACGTCGACTCCCTTCTCGGACACCGACACCGATCCCGAGTGGCCGAGCTGACTCGAAGGCTGAATGTAGGCGTCGAAGCCCAGGGTGAGTGTGTCTCCGGGCGGTGGATCGATCGTCATGTAGGTCCGCGAAGCGTCGCTGGTTTCTGCGGACGGCTCCGGTGTATCCCTGGGTCTCGAACACGTCGAAATTAACTGCGCGCGACTGCACTGCACACGAGGCGTTGTTTGATTCGCTTGTGGCACGGGTAGGCGGAAGATGCAGCAGCGTCGATGTTTCGGATGGGAGGAACACGAGATGGCACGCAAGGATTCGCAACCCCAACTCAAAGACCAGGAAATGTACGAGGAACTCCGCGAGAAGGGCGATTCCAAGGAGAAGGCCGCACGAATCTCCAATGCCGCGGCCAGTCGTGGGCGCGAGAACGTCGGAAAGTCGGGCGGGAAGTCGCAGTCATACGAGGATTGGACGGTCGACGAGCTCCAGAAACGTGCCAAAGAGCTGGGTTTGCAGGGTTATTCGAAACTGAACAAGAAGGAGCTCATCGACGAGCTTCGCAATCACTAGCCGGGCGGCCGCGCATGTGGCCGTTCGATCCTGCGCGATCGAGGCCTCACCAGCCGTTGCAACCCGAAGGTCAGGAGAACAACGTGCTGCTCGACGGTATCAACCACATCGCCTGGATCTCCAAGGATTCCGGCCGCTTGGGCCGGTTCTACGCCGACGTGTTCGACGCCGACGTCGGGCCCACGCGCTCCCACGGCGACGACGGCAAGGAAACGATGACCGTCATCCGCATCGGCCCGCACACCGAACTGAACATCTTCGTGATCGAAGGCAACACCGAACCTGAGCGCCAAACACCCATGTGGGGACGGGGACGCATCGATCATTTCGGCCTGCAGGCCGCCTCACACGAAGCATTCGCCACGATTCGGCAACGTCTGATCGACGAGTCGGCCAGCGACGGAGCCGTCAACGACTTCGGCGCCGTCCAGAGCATCTTCTTCCGCGACCCCGACGGACTCGAGGGGGAAGTGCTTATCGCCAAACCCCGGTAGTACGCCCTGGCGACAGACACCGGGAACTCGATCCCGTCATGGCCGATGACCTGGATTTCGACCTCCATCGATGCAGCAGGTCGTACCGTGGAACCGCCACCGATCCGCACAGTGACCGACGCGAGGAGTGCCGAAGATGTTCGATCTCGAACCCGCCACCGACGTGATGACCGCTCTCGTCGAGTCCGTGCGCGACGATCAACTCACAGCACCGACACCGTGCCCGGAGCTCACCGTCGGTGATCTCCTCGACCACATCGACGGGCTGTCGCTTGCGTTCACCGCCGCCGCGACGAAGACCCCGCCGGCCGGGGGCAGCCAACCACCCTCCGCCGATGCCGCTCGTCTCGGCGCTGACTGGCGCACCCGGATCCCCCAGCGTCTGGCCGCTCTCGCCGGCGCCTGGCGCGAAGAAGCGGCGTGGCACGGGATGACCCAGGCAGGTGGGCTCGACCTACCGGCCGACGTCGCAGGAGCGGTCGCGGTGGACGAGATCGTCGTGCACGGCTGGGACCTCGCCGTCGCCACCGGTCAGAACTTCGACAGCACACCGGAACTACTCGGCGCCGCATACGAGTTCGCGAAGTCATCGGCCGACCAGAACCCGCACGGCACGCCCGGACTGTTCGGGCCACCGGTGACCGTTCCTGACTCCGCGCCACTGCTCGAGCAACTGCTCGGCCTGACCGGCCGCGACCCACGGTGGGTTCCCGCCGCCACGTAGCAGTCCGCACTGTCCGCCGCGGACAAAGCTCGAGGCGAACTCGAGCCCGGCAGAATATTTCGGACCACCCCCTGAGCATAGTGTCATGGATCACACGGCAAATCGAAGGGAACGAAACAGTGTCCGACATCGGCTATTCAACCTCGTGGGGCGCTCCGACGACGGCCGCATCGAGGACTCCGTCGTGGGTGGTGAGTGCGTTCTCGATCTACTTGGGGTAGCTGTTCTCGCCGCCGCGGATGATCATGTCCTTGATGCGGTCGACGAGGGTGAGGTACCCGTCCTCGTCGAGTCGGCCGACGTCGCCCGTGTGGAGCCAGCCGTCGACGATGGTCCGGTCTGTCTCCTCCGGACGCCACAGAGCCGTGCATCACGTTGGCGCCGCGAACGACGACCTCGCCAACCTGTCCCGGGGGAAGCACGGCGCCGGACTCGTCCATTATCGCGAGGGTCTACCCCGGCCCCGCCCGCGTCCTGCCGATGATCGAGGACACCGAGAAGTCCGGCGACGCCCGCGCCCTGGTCAAGGGCATCCTCGACCGCAAGGAAAAGCTGATGGGCTTCGGGCACCGCGTCTACCGCGCCGAAGACCCCCGCGCCCGGGTGCTGCGCGCCACCGCCAAACGCCTGAACGCCCCCCGCTACGAGGCCGCCGCCGCCCTCGAACAGGCCGCCCTCGCCGAACTGCGCGAGCGCCGCCCCGAGCGGGCCATCGAAACCAACGTCGAATTCTGGGCCGCGGTCATCCTCGACTTCGCCGAGGTCCCCGCGCACATGATGCCCGCGATGTTCACCTGCGGCCGCACCGCCGGCTGGTGCGCCCACATCCTCGAACAGAAACGTCTCGGCAAGCTCGTCCGCCCCGCCGCCATCTACACCGGACCCGCGCCCCGCACCCCCGAATCCGTCGACGGCTGGGACCAGATCGCCTCGACGTAGAGGTCGACACCGTTGAGAAACGCGACGCCGAGCCGCGCAAGACGCCGTCCGCGGGCGGGCGCCTA
This genomic interval carries:
- a CDS encoding VOC family protein, giving the protein MLLDGINHIAWISKDSGRLGRFYADVFDADVGPTRSHGDDGKETMTVIRIGPHTELNIFVIEGNTEPERQTPMWGRGRIDHFGLQAASHEAFATIRQRLIDESASDGAVNDFGAVQSIFFRDPDGLEGEVLIAKPR
- a CDS encoding proline dehydrogenase family protein; protein product: MAAADLLRPALLAAARSPRMERTVSRIPVTKSLVDRFVAGETEDQAVAATTGILDSGRYISIDYLGEDTTDLGRASGTVSHYLTLLSSLAQRAPATDSGGRPRSIEVSLKLSALGQFLPRDGHNVALENAHKICTAAEEAGVWVTVDAEDHTTTDSTLSIVGELREDFPTLGTVLQAYLKRTEADCRDLSGPGSRIRLCKGAYKEPASVAYQGKPAVDEAYLRCLRILMNGEGYPMVASHDPAMVDAALTQAKATGRTTDEFEIQMLHGIRDTEQLRLVEQQQHVRVYLPYGEQWYGYFMRRLAERPANLAFFLRSLTSTK
- a CDS encoding DUF7218 family protein gives rise to the protein MARKDSQPQLKDQEMYEELREKGDSKEKAARISNAAASRGRENVGKSGGKSQSYEDWTVDELQKRAKELGLQGYSKLNKKELIDELRNH
- a CDS encoding TIGR03086 family metal-binding protein, which encodes MFDLEPATDVMTALVESVRDDQLTAPTPCPELTVGDLLDHIDGLSLAFTAAATKTPPAGGSQPPSADAARLGADWRTRIPQRLAALAGAWREEAAWHGMTQAGGLDLPADVAGAVAVDEIVVHGWDLAVATGQNFDSTPELLGAAYEFAKSSADQNPHGTPGLFGPPVTVPDSAPLLEQLLGLTGRDPRWVPAAT
- the pruA gene encoding L-glutamate gamma-semialdehyde dehydrogenase, whose translation is MDAVTTTPQPINEPVGSFAPGSAERARLQAKLAELDSNPTEIHHVIGGAHRRGNGPAIDVVQPHRHAAVLGTFTNAGAQDIQDAVAAATAAAPAWRALSFEDRAAVFLRAADLLSGPWRETLAAATMLGQSKTAYQAEIDTPCELIDFWRFNVQFARQILADQPISSPGVWNKLEYRSLEGFVYAITPFNFTAIAGNLPTAPALMGNTVVWKPSQTQAVAAYWTMKLLEAAGLPPGVINLVNGPGAEVSDIVLADPRLAGIHFTGSTATFQHLWRQVGDNISNYNSYPRLVGETGGKDFVLAHSSANPDTLTTALLRGAFDYQGQKCSAASRAFVPKSVWAKMGNDFIEKASTLKYGDVTDFSNFGGAVIDQRAFDRNADAIARAKATPSLTIAAGGHVDDSVGYFVDPTVLLGDDPTDEAFRTEYFGPILSVHVYDDSAAGSFDKVLDLVDKGSAYALTGSIIADDRTAIAQATDDLRFAAGNFYINDKPTGAVVGQQPFGGARASGTNDKAGSPQNLLRWASARTIKETFVPATDHHYPHQAADSSEDI